A single window of Microbispora hainanensis DNA harbors:
- a CDS encoding nucleoside deaminase, which yields MTYEPTSEELRHLRRCVELAKEALEAGDEPFGSVLVSGDVKALAEDRNRVAGGDHTRHPEFELARWAAANMTPEERAKATVYTSGEHCPMCAAAHAWVGLGRIAYVASSAQLARWLAEWDVPPPPVRTLPVNEVAPGVRVAGPVPALVDEVRALHRRLHTGS from the coding sequence ATGACGTACGAGCCGACTTCTGAGGAACTGCGGCACCTGCGCCGCTGTGTCGAGCTGGCGAAGGAGGCGCTGGAGGCCGGCGACGAGCCGTTCGGCTCGGTCCTGGTCTCCGGGGACGTGAAGGCGCTGGCCGAAGACCGCAACCGGGTGGCGGGCGGCGACCACACGCGGCACCCCGAGTTCGAGCTGGCACGCTGGGCCGCCGCGAACATGACGCCGGAGGAACGCGCGAAGGCCACCGTCTACACCTCCGGCGAGCACTGCCCGATGTGCGCGGCGGCGCACGCGTGGGTGGGGCTGGGGCGGATCGCCTACGTGGCGTCGTCGGCGCAGCTCGCCCGATGGCTGGCCGAGTGGGACGTGCCGCCCCCGCCGGTGCGGACGCTCCCGGTCAACGAGGTCGCGCCCGGCGTGCGGGTCGCCGGGCCCGTGCCCGCGCTGGTGGACGAGGTCCGCGCACTGCACCGCCGCCTGCATACCGGCTCCTGA
- a CDS encoding spore photoproduct lyase family protein, with translation MNEGRRLLDIRRIYVEPAAAELPRGKEILERFPEAERIEIEAHHRIPELYGDEANVARWVRIKTEALVLGVKKSLTARPNGRSSDFIAPSTANGCAMACAYCYVPRRKGYSNPITVFANIEQITGYLARHARRQGVKPEPDQVDPHAWVYDIGENSDCSVDATVSDNVRDLVDLFRELPNAKASFATKYVNRDLLGWDPRGRTRVRFSLMPAADARLLDIRTSPVADRIAAVGDFVEAGYEVHVNFSPVVVRDGWLEDWAELLGQLDDALSPAARAQLAAEVIFLTHNDRLHEVNLGWHPKAEEVLWRPDLQQPKRSQTGGWNVRYKTGHKGRYVTALTGLIAEKIPYCRVRYAF, from the coding sequence GTGAACGAAGGCCGGAGACTGCTGGACATCCGCCGCATCTACGTCGAGCCCGCCGCGGCCGAGCTGCCGCGCGGCAAGGAGATCCTGGAGCGGTTCCCCGAGGCCGAGCGGATCGAGATCGAGGCCCACCACCGCATCCCCGAGCTGTACGGGGACGAGGCGAACGTGGCACGCTGGGTCAGGATCAAGACCGAGGCGCTGGTCCTGGGGGTCAAGAAGTCGCTCACCGCGCGGCCGAACGGCCGGTCGAGCGACTTCATCGCGCCCTCGACGGCCAACGGCTGCGCGATGGCCTGCGCGTACTGCTATGTGCCGCGCCGCAAGGGCTACAGCAACCCGATCACGGTGTTCGCCAACATCGAGCAGATCACGGGCTATCTCGCGCGGCACGCCCGGCGGCAGGGGGTCAAGCCCGAGCCCGACCAGGTGGACCCGCACGCCTGGGTCTACGACATCGGCGAGAACTCCGACTGCTCGGTGGACGCGACCGTCTCCGACAACGTGCGCGATCTCGTCGATCTCTTCCGCGAGCTGCCGAACGCCAAGGCGAGCTTCGCCACCAAATACGTCAACCGCGATCTGCTCGGCTGGGATCCGCGAGGCCGTACGCGTGTCAGGTTCAGCTTGATGCCCGCCGCCGACGCCAGGCTGCTGGACATCCGCACCTCGCCGGTCGCCGACCGCATCGCGGCGGTCGGCGACTTCGTCGAGGCGGGATATGAGGTGCACGTCAACTTCAGCCCGGTGGTCGTCCGCGACGGCTGGCTGGAGGACTGGGCCGAGCTGCTCGGGCAGCTCGACGACGCGCTGAGCCCGGCCGCCCGTGCCCAGCTCGCCGCCGAGGTCATCTTCCTCACGCACAACGACCGGCTGCACGAGGTCAACCTCGGCTGGCATCCCAAGGCCGAGGAGGTGCTGTGGCGTCCCGACCTCCAGCAGCCGAAGCGCTCGCAGACGGGCGGCTGGAACGTCCGCTACAAGACCGGCCACAAGGGCCGCTACGTCACCGCGCTCACCGGCCTGATCGCCGAGAAGATCCCGTACTGCCGGGTCCGCTACGCCTTCTGA
- a CDS encoding class I SAM-dependent methyltransferase translates to MPTSASENESHKARDMAESFGVDAERYDRTRPPYPDTMIERIVAESPGPDVLDVGCGTGIAARQFQAAGCTVLGVEPDARMADFARRRGLDVEVATFEAWEPAARTFDAVVAATAWHWIDPVAGAAKAAEVLRPGGRLALFWHVFEPPAVVAEANAEVFRRVMSGFPSQDRPVKSALDGYRPLFTKAADGIGDAGAFGDVEEWRYDWQRYYTRDEWLDQMPTSGALTRLPPDALPEVLAGVGAAIDAMGGGFTMSYVTVVLTATRR, encoded by the coding sequence ATGCCCACTTCAGCTTCCGAGAACGAATCACACAAGGCCAGAGACATGGCGGAGTCGTTCGGCGTGGACGCCGAGCGCTACGACCGGACCCGGCCGCCCTATCCCGACACGATGATCGAACGGATCGTCGCCGAGAGCCCCGGACCCGACGTGCTCGACGTCGGCTGCGGCACCGGCATCGCGGCCCGGCAGTTCCAGGCGGCGGGCTGCACGGTGCTCGGCGTCGAACCCGACGCGCGGATGGCCGACTTCGCCCGCCGCAGGGGGCTCGACGTCGAGGTGGCGACCTTCGAGGCATGGGAGCCCGCCGCCCGTACGTTCGACGCGGTCGTCGCCGCGACGGCCTGGCACTGGATCGATCCGGTCGCCGGTGCGGCCAAGGCGGCCGAGGTGCTGCGTCCCGGCGGCCGGCTGGCGCTGTTCTGGCACGTGTTCGAGCCCCCGGCGGTCGTGGCGGAGGCGAACGCCGAGGTCTTCAGGCGGGTGATGTCCGGCTTCCCGTCGCAGGACCGGCCGGTGAAGTCGGCCCTCGACGGCTACCGGCCGCTGTTCACCAAGGCCGCCGACGGGATCGGGGACGCGGGCGCGTTCGGCGACGTCGAGGAGTGGCGCTACGACTGGCAGCGCTACTACACGCGTGACGAGTGGCTGGACCAGATGCCGACGTCCGGCGCCCTCACGCGGCTTCCGCCCGACGCGCTGCCCGAGGTGCTCGCCGGTGTCGGGGCCGCGATCGACGCGATGGGAGGCGGCTTCACGATGTCGTACGTCACGGTGGTGCTGACCGCGACGCGACGGTGA
- a CDS encoding TetR/AcrR family transcriptional regulator: MPTGVALRDAREQLFEAAERVLLRDGVSGLTSRAVTTEAGCAKGVLHRHFADFDAFLAELVLDRIARLDAEADALRRAAGTGTVIGNLTTVLTDLFGSVAMAVVGLIISRDALRARLRQARPGPGLPLLTEAAAMLASYLAAERDLGRIAADADVDTLAPTLLGASHLLFADRDGGPPQADAVHKMVTTVVAGVVRTGSRA; encoded by the coding sequence GTGCCGACAGGGGTTGCCCTCCGCGACGCGCGGGAGCAGTTGTTCGAGGCCGCGGAGCGCGTCCTGCTCCGCGACGGGGTGAGCGGGCTGACCAGCAGAGCGGTCACCACCGAGGCTGGCTGCGCCAAGGGCGTCCTGCACCGGCACTTCGCCGACTTCGACGCCTTCCTCGCCGAGCTCGTGCTCGACCGCATCGCCAGGCTCGACGCCGAGGCCGACGCCCTTCGCCGCGCCGCCGGGACAGGCACCGTGATCGGCAACCTCACGACCGTGCTGACCGACCTGTTCGGGTCGGTCGCCATGGCGGTCGTCGGCCTGATCATCTCCCGCGACGCCCTGCGCGCCCGGCTGCGTCAGGCCAGGCCGGGCCCCGGCCTCCCGCTCCTGACGGAGGCCGCGGCCATGCTGGCCTCCTACCTCGCCGCCGAGCGCGACCTCGGCCGCATCGCGGCGGACGCCGACGTCGACACGCTCGCCCCCACGCTGCTCGGCGCCTCACACCTGCTGTTCGCCGACCGGGACGGCGGCCCGCCGCAGGCCGACGCGGTACACAAGATGGTCACCACGGTCGTCGCCGGCGTCGTACGGACCGGGTCTCGGGCGTAG
- a CDS encoding HAD family hydrolase, translating to MTRLALFDLDNTLVDHDEAFRRWAEEFADDHGLDAEAVERLVALNGHGYLPREALFAQVKEDFGIDGQVEDLYAAYRRRMPRLARCPQQVRDGLTRLRTAGWRVAIVTNGRADNQLGKIRSTGLDEVVDAWAVSGAEGVRKPERGLFEIAATRAGASLGAGGWVIGDHPVMDVAGGRAIGFATIWIDRGTWAGQEPAPDHTVTDVTEAIGILLSGVEHPIAERR from the coding sequence GTGACGAGGCTGGCGCTCTTCGATCTGGACAACACACTGGTCGACCACGACGAGGCATTCCGCCGGTGGGCCGAGGAGTTCGCGGACGACCACGGCCTGGACGCCGAGGCGGTCGAGCGGCTCGTCGCCCTCAACGGGCACGGCTACCTGCCACGCGAAGCGCTCTTCGCGCAGGTGAAGGAGGATTTCGGGATCGACGGCCAGGTCGAGGACCTTTACGCCGCGTACCGGCGCCGGATGCCGCGCCTCGCCCGCTGCCCGCAGCAGGTGCGCGACGGCCTGACCCGCCTGCGTACGGCGGGCTGGCGGGTGGCCATCGTGACCAACGGGCGCGCGGACAACCAGCTCGGCAAGATCCGGAGCACCGGCCTCGACGAGGTGGTCGACGCGTGGGCCGTCTCCGGGGCGGAAGGCGTCCGCAAGCCCGAGCGGGGGCTGTTCGAGATCGCCGCGACCCGTGCGGGCGCGAGCCTCGGCGCGGGCGGATGGGTGATCGGTGACCACCCGGTGATGGACGTGGCGGGGGGGCGGGCCATCGGGTTCGCCACGATCTGGATCGACCGGGGCACCTGGGCGGGCCAGGAGCCCGCACCGGACCACACCGTCACCGACGTGACCGAGGCGATCGGCATCCTGCTGTCCGGCGTGGAACACCCGATAGCAGAACGCCGATAG
- a CDS encoding HAD family hydrolase translates to MTNPRPYDAVLCDFDGVIRFHDQSELTELERAMGLAEGTTAKVVFAPEVDRPALLGQITVEQWTEAAEAALALQVPREQARALVTAFIKAPARADEDVLDLLRRAQAHVPVVLVTNATLDLEDDLAWLGLSHFADEVVSSARVGVVKPDPRIYEIAAERAGVPLGRCLFVDDRAENVEAARALGMTAVLFTGLPDLETALAPLLG, encoded by the coding sequence GTGACGAACCCCCGGCCGTACGACGCGGTGCTGTGTGACTTCGACGGTGTCATCCGCTTCCACGACCAGTCGGAGCTGACCGAGCTGGAACGGGCCATGGGCCTGGCCGAAGGCACCACCGCGAAGGTCGTCTTCGCGCCCGAGGTGGACCGGCCCGCGCTGCTGGGACAGATCACCGTCGAGCAGTGGACGGAGGCGGCCGAGGCCGCCCTTGCCCTCCAGGTGCCGCGGGAACAGGCCCGCGCGCTGGTCACGGCGTTCATCAAGGCGCCCGCCCGGGCGGACGAGGACGTGCTCGACCTGCTGCGCCGGGCCCAGGCGCACGTGCCGGTCGTGCTGGTCACCAACGCGACGCTGGACCTGGAGGACGATCTCGCCTGGCTGGGCCTGAGCCACTTCGCCGACGAGGTGGTCAGCAGCGCCCGGGTCGGCGTGGTCAAGCCCGACCCCCGCATCTACGAGATCGCCGCCGAGCGTGCGGGTGTGCCGCTCGGGCGATGCCTGTTCGTGGACGACCGTGCGGAGAACGTCGAAGCGGCCAGGGCGCTCGGCATGACGGCCGTCCTGTTCACCGGCCTGCCCGACCTGGAGACGGCCCTCGCACCGCTGCTGGGCTGA
- a CDS encoding Gfo/Idh/MocA family protein, which yields MSGAVRWGVLGTAGIAARAFLPALREAGGGTAAVVAGRDLSRAEEFAARNGVTRAVRGYEAVIEDPSIDAVYIPLPNALHAQWTIAALEAGKAVLCEKPLCLTAEEAGNVIEVARRSARPLWEAFVFPFHPQTARLRGLLADGAIGELREIWSSFTFTMEGTEDIRLDPALGGGALYDVGCYPVRLAHLLFGGDAVAGHAVSVKGEAGVDIETAGVLEFDSGRLMMSCSFALPFTTYTRLVGTGGEIRVTNPFHPGPHDGLEVWRDGRLVARHEPGEGTAFSWGIRHIHEVLRGEAEPRHTAADDSLGTARSLDMLR from the coding sequence ATGAGTGGGGCTGTCCGGTGGGGCGTCCTCGGGACGGCGGGCATCGCCGCGCGGGCGTTCCTGCCCGCGTTGCGTGAGGCCGGCGGGGGCACGGCCGCTGTGGTGGCGGGCCGTGATCTGTCCAGGGCCGAGGAGTTCGCCGCGCGGAACGGCGTGACCCGGGCCGTACGCGGCTACGAGGCCGTCATCGAGGACCCGTCGATCGACGCGGTGTACATCCCGCTGCCGAACGCCCTGCACGCGCAGTGGACCATCGCCGCCCTGGAAGCGGGCAAGGCGGTCCTGTGCGAGAAGCCGCTGTGCCTCACGGCCGAAGAGGCCGGGAACGTCATCGAGGTGGCGCGCCGTTCGGCCCGGCCGCTCTGGGAGGCGTTCGTCTTCCCGTTCCACCCGCAGACGGCCCGGCTGCGCGGCCTGCTCGCCGACGGCGCGATCGGCGAACTGCGGGAGATCTGGTCGTCGTTCACCTTCACGATGGAGGGCACCGAGGACATCCGGCTCGACCCCGCCCTCGGCGGCGGTGCGCTCTATGACGTGGGCTGCTATCCCGTACGGCTCGCGCACCTGCTGTTCGGCGGCGACGCCGTGGCCGGGCACGCCGTCTCGGTCAAGGGCGAGGCGGGGGTGGACATCGAGACCGCCGGGGTCCTGGAGTTCGACTCCGGCCGGCTGATGATGAGCTGCAGCTTCGCCCTGCCGTTCACGACGTACACCCGCCTGGTCGGCACCGGCGGAGAGATCCGGGTGACCAACCCGTTCCACCCCGGGCCGCACGACGGGCTCGAAGTGTGGCGTGACGGGCGTCTGGTCGCCCGGCACGAGCCGGGCGAGGGCACCGCGTTCTCCTGGGGCATCCGCCACATCCACGAGGTGCTGCGCGGAGAGGCCGAGCCCCGGCACACGGCGGCCGACGACTCCCTCGGCACCGCCCGGTCCCTCGACATGCTGCGCTGA
- a CDS encoding Ohr family peroxiredoxin yields MSEETRRFAHLPTDRAPGPDYSGPGVEAELTGRMPEGRPAERPQRPERPEHFERRGGSYDDLYTARASSAHGTVTSDDGMLDVHVKAPGELGGPGGATNPEQLLAAAYASCFHNSLTLVAGRQGVNTSGATVDTAVTLRKRGTADDYTIATDLAVRLPGVEPETARRLVEQAHDECPYSRAFTQGAEVHVHLA; encoded by the coding sequence ATGAGCGAGGAAACACGGCGATTCGCCCATCTGCCAACTGATCGGGCGCCCGGACCCGACTACTCGGGGCCCGGAGTCGAGGCGGAGCTCACCGGCCGGATGCCCGAGGGCCGACCCGCCGAGCGACCCCAGCGGCCAGAACGGCCCGAGCACTTCGAACGGCGCGGCGGATCGTATGACGACCTCTACACGGCCCGGGCCTCGTCCGCGCACGGCACGGTGACGTCGGACGACGGCATGCTCGACGTCCACGTCAAGGCGCCGGGCGAGCTGGGCGGCCCCGGCGGGGCGACCAATCCCGAGCAACTGCTCGCCGCGGCGTACGCCTCCTGTTTCCACAACTCGCTCACGCTGGTCGCCGGGAGGCAGGGCGTCAACACCTCCGGCGCCACCGTGGACACCGCCGTCACGTTGCGCAAGCGCGGCACCGCCGACGACTACACGATCGCCACCGACCTGGCCGTACGCCTGCCGGGGGTCGAGCCCGAGACGGCCCGCAGGCTGGTGGAGCAGGCCCATGACGAGTGCCCGTATTCGCGGGCCTTCACGCAGGGCGCCGAGGTGCACGTCCACCTCGCTTGA
- a CDS encoding lytic polysaccharide monooxygenase, translated as MRRTLTFLATATIGIGATVFIASPAQAHGYISSPASRQAMCAQGRVPNCGDIIYEPQSVEGPKGLRSCSGGNARFAQLDDESKPWPATSVGNTVTFTWSLTARHSTSTWEYYIGGTRIAVFDDHGAQPPATVSHSVNLGGRTGRQKVLAIWNVADTANAFYACVDLQVGGGGTPSPTPTPSPTPTRTPTPSPTPTRTPTPTPTVPKGAWAAGTAYKVGDQVTYGGATYRCIQAHTALAGWEPPNVPALWQRI; from the coding sequence ATGCGAAGGACGCTGACCTTCCTCGCGACGGCGACGATCGGTATCGGCGCCACGGTGTTCATCGCCTCACCGGCCCAGGCGCACGGATACATCTCGTCGCCCGCGAGCCGCCAGGCGATGTGCGCCCAGGGCCGCGTGCCCAATTGCGGCGACATCATCTACGAGCCCCAGAGCGTGGAAGGACCGAAGGGGCTGCGCAGTTGCAGCGGCGGCAACGCCCGCTTCGCCCAGCTCGACGACGAGAGCAAGCCCTGGCCGGCCACCAGTGTCGGCAACACCGTCACCTTCACGTGGTCGCTGACCGCCCGCCACTCGACCAGCACGTGGGAGTACTACATCGGAGGCACCCGGATCGCCGTCTTCGACGACCACGGGGCGCAGCCCCCGGCCACCGTCAGCCACTCCGTGAACCTGGGCGGACGGACGGGCCGGCAGAAGGTGCTGGCGATCTGGAACGTCGCCGACACCGCCAACGCGTTCTACGCCTGTGTCGACCTCCAGGTCGGCGGGGGCGGGACGCCCAGCCCGACGCCCACTCCGAGCCCGACTCCGACGCGCACTCCGACCCCGTCTCCCACGCCGACGCGCACGCCCACGCCCACGCCGACCGTTCCCAAGGGCGCCTGGGCCGCCGGTACGGCGTACAAGGTGGGTGACCAGGTCACCTACGGCGGTGCGACGTACCGGTGCATCCAGGCCCACACGGCGCTCGCGGGCTGGGAGCCGCCGAACGTCCCCGCCCTGTGGCAGAGGATCTGA
- a CDS encoding sensor histidine kinase produces the protein MLPAYGDPVVLLALICGVLLLAGTVAYLGLRLTGRMISPSPAPRTEPDEGEEEGSQRPAPVPDEADCLAPGMNRTLGQLEEALERQRRFSSDASHELRTPMTAMRTQIEDALQAPQETDVTTLAMALLPSLDRLQRIATDLLALSQLESDALPVRRQRVDLGKLAEGELQMLPITKRLVPLLDPDVVVLGDPHSLGSLISNLIGNAQRHAASTVTVTVWREPREPREPGGSPDRSPDASLNGTAVLEVADDGPGIPSEQREKVFQRFTRLDAARSRDAGGAGLGLAIARQVAQNHGGRLTIEDSAEGARFVLRLPLAP, from the coding sequence GTGCTCCCGGCGTACGGGGACCCGGTGGTGCTCCTGGCGCTGATCTGCGGGGTGCTCCTGCTGGCCGGGACGGTCGCGTATCTCGGCCTCCGCCTGACCGGCCGAATGATCTCGCCGTCACCGGCGCCCCGGACCGAGCCGGACGAGGGTGAGGAGGAGGGCTCGCAGCGGCCGGCCCCGGTGCCCGACGAGGCCGACTGCCTTGCACCCGGCATGAACCGTACGCTCGGGCAACTGGAGGAGGCACTGGAACGGCAGCGCCGTTTCAGCTCCGACGCCTCCCATGAGCTACGCACCCCGATGACCGCCATGCGTACGCAGATCGAGGACGCGCTTCAGGCACCGCAGGAGACCGACGTGACCACCCTGGCCATGGCGCTGCTGCCGAGCCTCGACCGGCTGCAGCGGATCGCGACCGACCTGCTGGCGCTCTCGCAGTTGGAAAGCGACGCGCTGCCCGTCCGGCGGCAGCGGGTGGATCTCGGCAAGCTCGCCGAAGGCGAGCTACAGATGCTGCCCATCACGAAGCGGCTGGTCCCCCTGCTCGACCCGGACGTCGTCGTGCTGGGAGACCCCCACTCGCTCGGCAGCCTCATCAGCAACCTCATCGGCAACGCGCAGCGGCACGCCGCCAGCACGGTCACGGTCACCGTGTGGCGCGAACCACGAGAACCGCGCGAACCCGGGGGATCACCGGACAGATCGCCGGATGCATCACTGAACGGAACGGCCGTGCTCGAAGTGGCCGACGATGGCCCCGGGATCCCCAGCGAGCAGCGGGAGAAGGTCTTCCAGCGGTTCACGCGGCTCGACGCGGCCCGCAGCAGGGACGCGGGAGGAGCCGGGCTGGGGCTGGCCATCGCCCGCCAGGTCGCCCAGAACCACGGCGGCCGGCTGACCATCGAAGACAGCGCCGAGGGGGCGCGCTTCGTGCTGCGGCTGCCGCTCGCCCCCTGA
- a CDS encoding ArsR/SmtB family transcription factor translates to MNDRSSVVDLATADSCALPVVDAHRVETVRRAMPSHGTVEDLAQVFGLLADPGRLRLIAALLEGGEMCVCDLAAATGHSMSAASHALRLLRVHNVVKVRRAGRMAYYRLADSHVRLLFDLAITHIGHEEKDRDDG, encoded by the coding sequence GTGAACGATCGTTCAAGTGTTGTGGATCTCGCGACGGCCGACTCCTGCGCGCTCCCGGTGGTGGACGCCCACCGGGTGGAGACGGTCAGGAGGGCCATGCCGTCCCATGGGACGGTGGAGGACCTGGCACAGGTCTTCGGCCTCCTCGCAGATCCCGGGCGACTGCGGCTGATCGCGGCGCTACTCGAGGGCGGCGAGATGTGCGTCTGCGATCTCGCCGCGGCGACCGGCCACAGCATGTCCGCAGCGTCGCACGCCCTGCGCCTGCTCCGAGTCCACAACGTGGTGAAGGTGCGGCGCGCGGGAAGGATGGCCTATTACCGCCTCGCGGACTCGCACGTGCGGCTGCTGTTCGACCTGGCGATCACGCACATCGGACATGAGGAGAAGGACCGCGACGATGGGTGA
- a CDS encoding cation diffusion facilitator family transporter — MLTGALALILGFMAVEVVIGVIAHSLALVSDAGHMLTDAIAIAFAIIAMRIAARPPQGGFTYGLKRAEIISAQINGITLLLLSVYFVYEAVCRLIEPPEVHGAYVVATGIAGIVVNLAATWLLSRANRGSLNVEGAFQHILNDLFAFIATTIAGAVIWLTGWGRADALAALVVAALMLKAGWDLVRESGRVFMEAAPAGMNPAEIGRKAAALEHVVEVHDLHIWEVTSGYPAMSAHILVAPGADCHAVRQAAQRMVHDEYGIAHTTLQVDHAPPELLAIGETAAGAAEPHCADAHGPAHVNGQTAAGEGRPSQSCAARRYIRFPSARRLS; from the coding sequence CTGCTGACCGGCGCGCTGGCGCTCATCCTCGGTTTCATGGCGGTCGAGGTCGTCATCGGCGTCATCGCGCACTCCCTGGCCCTGGTCTCCGACGCCGGGCACATGCTCACCGACGCCATCGCCATCGCCTTCGCGATCATCGCGATGCGGATCGCCGCCCGCCCGCCGCAGGGCGGCTTCACCTACGGCCTGAAACGCGCCGAGATCATCAGTGCCCAGATCAACGGCATCACGCTGCTGCTGCTCAGCGTCTACTTCGTCTATGAGGCCGTATGCAGGCTGATCGAGCCGCCCGAGGTCCACGGCGCGTACGTCGTCGCGACCGGCATCGCCGGAATCGTCGTGAACCTGGCCGCGACCTGGCTGCTGAGCAGAGCCAACCGCGGCAGCCTGAACGTCGAGGGCGCCTTCCAGCACATCCTCAACGACCTGTTCGCCTTCATCGCCACGACCATCGCCGGCGCGGTGATCTGGCTGACCGGCTGGGGCCGGGCCGACGCCCTGGCCGCCCTGGTCGTGGCCGCCCTGATGCTGAAGGCCGGGTGGGATTTGGTGCGCGAGTCCGGCCGGGTCTTCATGGAGGCCGCCCCCGCCGGGATGAACCCCGCGGAGATCGGCCGCAAGGCCGCCGCACTGGAACACGTGGTGGAGGTGCACGACCTGCACATCTGGGAGGTCACCAGCGGCTACCCCGCCATGTCGGCGCACATCCTGGTCGCGCCCGGCGCCGACTGCCACGCCGTACGGCAGGCCGCGCAGCGGATGGTCCACGACGAGTACGGCATCGCACACACCACGCTGCAGGTCGACCACGCCCCGCCCGAGCTTCTCGCGATCGGCGAGACGGCGGCCGGGGCGGCCGAGCCCCACTGTGCGGACGCGCACGGCCCCGCGCACGTCAACGGGCAGACGGCGGCCGGGGAGGGCCGTCCTTCGCAGAGCTGCGCCGCCCGCCGCTACATCAGGTTCCCCAGCGCGAGACGCCTCTCCTGA
- a CDS encoding glycosyltransferase family 9 protein, translating to MGALIEGVRRVAVLRANALGDLVLAMPALESLRRAYPGARLTLLGTPWHARFLDGRPGPVDDVIALPPISGVSTTDGGYPAPETLFKELREHRFDLAVQIHDGGRHSNPFVKAIGARVTAGLCTPDAVRLDRWVPYVHYQHETLRYLEVAALVGGTAEAYEPSIAVTDADHAELARVYGEPPPGLVALHPGASDPRRRWPARAFAEAADRLGRPVVITGVESEREVVEEVTAAMRRPAVTAVGTLGIGGLAALYERCDLVISNDTGPRHLAAAVGTPTVGIFWCGDLINSGPFGRALHRPLVSWTERCPVCGVNGHDARPPRCPHDESWVADVPVDDVVEQAEDLLRHQSRTP from the coding sequence ATGGGCGCGCTGATCGAGGGCGTACGCCGCGTCGCGGTGCTGCGGGCCAACGCCCTGGGCGACCTGGTGCTCGCGATGCCCGCCCTGGAGTCGCTCCGCCGGGCCTACCCGGGGGCCCGGCTGACCCTCCTCGGCACCCCCTGGCACGCCCGGTTCCTGGACGGCAGGCCGGGGCCGGTCGACGACGTCATCGCCCTGCCCCCGATCTCCGGGGTGTCGACGACGGACGGCGGCTACCCGGCTCCGGAGACGCTGTTCAAGGAACTGCGCGAGCACCGGTTCGACCTGGCCGTACAGATCCACGACGGCGGGCGCCACTCCAACCCCTTCGTCAAGGCGATCGGCGCCCGCGTCACGGCCGGTCTGTGCACGCCGGACGCCGTACGGCTCGACCGGTGGGTGCCGTACGTCCACTACCAGCACGAGACGCTGCGCTACCTGGAGGTGGCCGCGCTGGTCGGCGGGACGGCCGAGGCGTACGAGCCGAGCATCGCGGTGACCGACGCCGACCACGCCGAGCTCGCCCGCGTGTACGGCGAGCCGCCTCCCGGCCTGGTGGCGCTGCATCCGGGGGCGAGCGACCCCCGGCGGCGCTGGCCGGCGCGGGCCTTCGCGGAGGCGGCCGACCGGCTCGGCCGCCCGGTCGTGATCACGGGCGTCGAGAGCGAGCGGGAGGTGGTCGAGGAGGTCACGGCGGCGATGCGGCGGCCCGCCGTCACGGCGGTCGGCACGCTCGGCATCGGCGGCCTCGCCGCCCTGTACGAGCGCTGCGACCTGGTCATCTCCAACGACACCGGCCCCCGCCACCTCGCCGCGGCGGTCGGCACGCCCACAGTCGGCATCTTCTGGTGCGGCGATCTCATCAACTCCGGGCCCTTCGGCCGGGCTCTCCACCGGCCGCTGGTCTCCTGGACGGAGCGGTGCCCGGTCTGCGGCGTGAACGGCCACGATGCGCGGCCGCCGCGGTGCCCGCACGACGAGTCGTGGGTGGCCGACGTCCCGGTCGACGACGTGGTCGAGCAGGCGGAGGACCTGCTCCGCCACCAGAGCCGGACACCCTGA
- a CDS encoding DUF6220 domain-containing protein produces MRKVYTALAGLLLAAAVLQMYLAAVGAFDKPQDDSSFSLHSMNGMMVIPILSLVATAAAAAAKAPGRQIGLTILPVGLVIVQSLIIALGGLFDDSTGNTTPVSLAILGLHAINGMAILGVCGMVFRNARRLMSAGPASSEAAAEGRPARAS; encoded by the coding sequence ATGCGAAAGGTATACACGGCATTAGCGGGGCTGCTACTCGCCGCCGCCGTCCTCCAGATGTACCTCGCGGCCGTCGGCGCGTTCGACAAGCCGCAGGACGACTCCTCGTTCAGCCTGCACAGCATGAACGGCATGATGGTCATCCCGATCCTGTCACTGGTGGCCACCGCCGCCGCGGCGGCCGCCAAGGCGCCGGGACGCCAGATCGGGCTGACCATCCTGCCCGTCGGCCTCGTCATCGTGCAGTCGCTGATCATCGCGCTGGGCGGCCTGTTCGACGACAGCACCGGCAACACGACGCCGGTCTCCCTGGCGATCCTCGGTCTGCACGCCATCAACGGCATGGCCATCCTCGGCGTCTGCGGCATGGTGTTCCGTAACGCACGGCGGCTCATGTCGGCCGGGCCCGCCTCGTCGGAAGCCGCCGCGGAGGGCCGTCCGGCTCGCGCATCATGA